From the genome of Longimicrobiales bacterium, one region includes:
- a CDS encoding peptidylprolyl isomerase: MISLRTLLVGIAASVLVACSGDEAPSGEGLQQAILLDPTHSEWSAPAPDTFLATFQTSRGPFVIEVIRAWAPIGADRFYNLIRHGYYDDARFHRAILGFITQWGVAGDPGVTAVWYDRGMPDDPGIASNERGTIAFAFTEPGTRSTQVYISMADNSRLDVQGFAPFGHVVEGMASVVDSLYSGYGETSGGGVRQGEQHHLIAEGNEYLDSSFPLLDRLLRVAIIHR; this comes from the coding sequence ATGATAAGTCTGCGTACCCTGCTGGTGGGGATAGCCGCGAGCGTACTAGTCGCCTGCTCTGGGGACGAAGCGCCTTCGGGCGAAGGCTTACAACAAGCGATCCTGCTCGACCCCACCCATTCCGAGTGGTCCGCGCCGGCGCCCGACACATTCCTTGCGACGTTCCAGACAAGTCGTGGCCCCTTTGTCATCGAAGTGATCCGCGCCTGGGCGCCGATCGGTGCTGATCGCTTCTACAATCTGATCCGGCACGGGTACTACGACGACGCGCGATTTCATCGAGCCATACTTGGCTTCATCACGCAGTGGGGCGTGGCCGGTGATCCAGGCGTAACCGCTGTCTGGTACGATCGTGGTATGCCCGACGATCCTGGTATCGCTTCGAACGAGCGCGGTACGATCGCGTTCGCATTTACCGAACCCGGAACTAGGTCTACCCAGGTATACATCTCGATGGCAGACAACTCGAGGCTTGATGTGCAGGGCTTTGCCCCGTTCGGCCACGTAGTCGAGGGCATGGCATCCGTTGTGGACTCCCTCTACTCGGGGTACGGTGAGACGTCCGGTGGCGGCGTACGACAGGGTGAGCAACACCACTTGATCGCTGAAGGTAATGAGTATCTGGACAGCTCGTTTCCGCTACTAGACCGGCTTCTGCGCGTCGCTATCATCCACCGATGA
- a CDS encoding lactate utilization protein B, protein MTQSTPSDYREASARSLRDTPSVRTSVGSATRAFDAHRVSAFSEVEYDRWKDWARDTKTHALTHLDTYLAQASAQLEARGVHVHWAETAEDALSVLDEVVERHGIKSAVKGKSMLTEELEVNAHLETLGVRPIETDLGEYIIQLLGEPPSHIVGPAIHKSLDDCRALFHDRLGTPLDADPDTLAAAARDALRAEFLAAGLGISGGNFLAADTGTIALIENEGNIRLATSVPDVHVAFVGIEKIVPRFEDLAGFLQITARSATGQAIGLFVSLIQGPRTPSEIDGPKEVHVVLVDNGRTRLLADDTAWEALRCVRCGACLNICPVYRQTGGHAYGWTYSGPLGAIISPGMLGLEKAMPLPHASSLCGACVDVCPVRIPIPDILLHWREKAVDAGLAPTGETFGSKAYAGLAERPASFAAANAALRWTPWRAAGRALPILKGWMQERSAPTPSKKSFRQMWKEGIE, encoded by the coding sequence GTGACACAGTCAACTCCCAGCGACTATCGCGAGGCCTCTGCGCGTAGTCTGCGTGACACACCATCCGTACGCACGTCCGTGGGGTCGGCCACCCGGGCCTTCGACGCTCACCGAGTGAGTGCGTTCTCTGAAGTCGAGTACGATCGATGGAAGGACTGGGCGCGTGATACGAAGACACACGCGCTGACCCACCTCGATACCTACCTCGCACAGGCATCTGCACAACTCGAAGCCCGGGGCGTGCACGTCCACTGGGCAGAGACCGCGGAGGACGCCCTCTCGGTCCTGGACGAAGTCGTCGAACGTCACGGGATCAAGTCTGCGGTGAAGGGAAAGAGCATGCTCACAGAGGAGTTGGAGGTGAACGCACACCTCGAGACGCTTGGTGTACGGCCCATCGAAACCGACCTCGGCGAGTACATCATCCAACTGCTCGGCGAGCCCCCCAGTCATATCGTCGGACCTGCGATCCATAAGAGCCTCGACGACTGCCGAGCACTTTTCCACGATCGGCTTGGTACACCCCTCGACGCCGATCCGGACACCCTCGCAGCCGCCGCCCGAGACGCGCTGCGGGCCGAGTTTCTCGCAGCCGGCCTCGGCATCTCAGGAGGAAACTTCCTCGCTGCCGACACCGGCACCATCGCGCTCATCGAGAACGAGGGAAATATCCGACTGGCCACGTCCGTTCCAGACGTCCACGTGGCCTTCGTTGGTATCGAGAAGATCGTCCCGCGGTTCGAGGACCTAGCGGGATTCCTGCAGATCACCGCCCGATCAGCGACAGGCCAGGCGATCGGGCTCTTTGTCTCACTGATTCAGGGACCCCGCACACCATCTGAAATCGACGGACCAAAGGAGGTCCACGTGGTCCTCGTCGATAACGGCCGTACCCGCCTCCTCGCGGACGACACCGCCTGGGAGGCTCTCCGATGTGTCCGTTGTGGCGCGTGTCTCAACATCTGTCCCGTGTACAGGCAGACAGGTGGTCACGCATACGGATGGACCTACTCAGGTCCGCTGGGTGCGATCATCTCTCCCGGAATGCTCGGCCTCGAGAAGGCGATGCCACTCCCCCATGCGTCGAGCCTCTGTGGGGCGTGTGTCGACGTATGCCCCGTCCGAATCCCGATTCCCGACATCCTCCTTCACTGGCGGGAGAAGGCAGTCGACGCGGGGCTGGCACCTACCGGAGAGACGTTCGGTTCAAAGGCTTACGCCGGGCTGGCCGAGCGCCCCGCATCGTTTGCTGCGGCCAACGCTGCGTTGAGGTGGACTCCCTGGCGGGCAGCAGGACGGGCCCTGCCAATTCTCAAAGGATGGATGCAAGAGCGATCAGCGCCCACGCCCAGCAAGAAGAGCTTTCGGCAGATGTGGAAGGAGGGTATCGAGTGA
- a CDS encoding M20/M25/M40 family metallo-hydrolase — protein sequence MSDYDFSELPSDDELGVTDEDQEQYAQEGPPAPSLDEPALYPESRAERKHAKDSAKAGMKASAAVGAEGPRRRWRGPATLVVLLALGWVSSSRTGIPSPAPANAPATQFSSARAMATLVELAREPHAPGSPEHVRVRGFIVERLLELGLAPEIQTTTSVAQRGGYARAATVRNIIARIPGTDPSGTVLITAHYDSREIAVGAADDGSGVVTILESVRALLKDGPLENDIVVLITDAEELGLLGARAFVAEHPLMADVDLVLSFEMRGSGGPSIMFETNDENGWVVRALKEFDPSPATNSLSYEVYRRMPNGTDYTAFKNVGVQGLNFAAIDNAHVYHQAYDTPDNLSESTLQHHGLHALSALQYFGQADLSEVNAPNVVYFTLPGAGLVIYPSVWVNGISLLLLILFAAFFWMARRNGARLLGAAAGLGIAVTAATASWVAATALLDWLPTIHDEIGSLPGSIYHSEGLYILVIAFAAFAVVTALTAATRRWVSLVELMLGAFLVPLGAAIALGVVAPLGAMNVQLPLAAALLAGIAMTSLGSRADSTVGWVAGLLLAAPVFFILQWVVEILWLALTLSLGGVIAVVITFGVLLCLPALEGLRYPNSWWAPLSAAALAGTCLGMGWLGARPNAERPSPSTLVYAYEHGSGAALWATSPTEEGRDLAATAWAESSASGPFDESRDLEGFGYRSGVVPVRTASVVSAAPPSVMLVGDSVIDGTRHVTMRVRSEIGAEMLAFQFNGGTRVHSINGKPLDNPETIVGMDHWGEPDGSVALELTLPPLEAIDVTVIEHLLRPEELLGAEPFKRPDGLAPDIVWMSDRAMFRYSVAAFVDPRHAIVQPVQIDLPGPGDGAAELKVDEGDTTDRARKGSS from the coding sequence ATGAGCGACTACGACTTCTCAGAACTCCCGTCCGATGACGAGCTCGGCGTCACGGACGAGGACCAAGAACAATATGCGCAGGAAGGCCCTCCTGCTCCTTCACTGGACGAACCGGCCCTCTACCCGGAGTCCCGCGCGGAGCGAAAGCATGCCAAGGATTCGGCCAAGGCGGGCATGAAAGCTTCCGCCGCCGTGGGTGCAGAAGGTCCTCGCCGCCGATGGCGCGGCCCAGCCACGCTGGTTGTGCTCCTAGCCTTGGGCTGGGTGTCGAGCTCGCGCACCGGGATCCCAAGCCCGGCACCGGCAAACGCCCCGGCCACCCAGTTCTCCTCAGCTCGCGCGATGGCGACGCTCGTCGAGCTCGCACGAGAGCCACACGCACCAGGGTCGCCAGAACACGTCCGGGTGCGTGGATTCATTGTCGAGCGCCTCCTAGAGCTGGGCTTGGCTCCGGAGATCCAGACGACGACCAGTGTCGCTCAACGCGGTGGGTACGCCCGCGCCGCGACCGTCCGAAACATCATCGCTCGCATACCGGGAACCGACCCGAGCGGAACCGTGCTGATCACTGCTCACTACGACAGCCGCGAGATCGCAGTTGGAGCCGCAGACGATGGATCCGGGGTCGTGACGATTCTCGAATCCGTGCGGGCCCTGCTCAAGGACGGCCCGCTCGAGAACGACATCGTCGTCCTTATCACTGACGCTGAAGAGCTGGGGCTTCTCGGGGCACGAGCCTTCGTCGCCGAGCACCCGCTCATGGCAGACGTCGACCTCGTCCTCTCGTTCGAGATGCGGGGTTCAGGCGGCCCGTCCATCATGTTTGAGACGAACGATGAGAACGGTTGGGTGGTCCGAGCGCTCAAGGAATTTGATCCAAGTCCAGCGACAAACTCGCTGTCGTACGAGGTCTACCGGCGAATGCCGAACGGCACGGACTACACGGCGTTCAAGAACGTCGGCGTCCAAGGCCTCAATTTCGCTGCAATCGACAACGCCCACGTGTACCACCAGGCCTACGACACTCCGGACAACCTGTCGGAGTCGACGCTGCAACATCACGGCCTTCATGCGCTCTCCGCTCTACAGTATTTCGGTCAGGCCGACCTGTCTGAGGTGAACGCTCCAAACGTGGTGTACTTCACCTTACCGGGCGCAGGACTGGTCATCTATCCGTCCGTTTGGGTGAATGGCATCTCGTTACTGTTGCTCATTCTCTTCGCGGCGTTCTTCTGGATGGCACGACGAAACGGCGCTCGGCTTCTCGGAGCCGCCGCAGGCCTTGGCATCGCAGTCACGGCCGCAACGGCAAGCTGGGTCGCTGCGACCGCGCTTCTCGACTGGCTGCCGACGATACACGACGAAATCGGTTCTCTCCCCGGATCGATCTACCACAGTGAAGGCTTGTATATCTTAGTGATAGCCTTCGCCGCATTCGCAGTCGTGACCGCGCTGACGGCAGCCACCCGTCGGTGGGTATCCCTAGTCGAACTCATGCTCGGCGCTTTCCTGGTACCGCTCGGCGCGGCGATCGCTCTGGGTGTGGTCGCGCCACTGGGCGCGATGAACGTCCAACTCCCCCTCGCGGCCGCCCTGTTGGCAGGCATCGCCATGACATCGCTGGGTTCACGGGCGGACAGCACGGTCGGATGGGTCGCCGGCCTGCTCCTCGCGGCTCCCGTGTTCTTCATCCTGCAGTGGGTTGTCGAAATCCTCTGGCTTGCGTTGACGCTCTCGCTGGGAGGAGTGATCGCGGTCGTGATCACGTTCGGAGTCCTGCTCTGCCTGCCGGCGCTCGAAGGTCTGCGCTACCCGAACAGCTGGTGGGCACCACTGTCCGCCGCGGCCCTTGCCGGAACCTGCCTTGGTATGGGGTGGCTGGGCGCCCGACCAAACGCAGAGCGTCCTTCACCGAGCACGCTCGTCTACGCGTACGAGCACGGAAGTGGCGCGGCGCTCTGGGCGACATCACCCACCGAGGAAGGGCGCGATCTGGCGGCGACTGCCTGGGCCGAATCGAGTGCCTCAGGGCCGTTCGATGAGAGTCGTGACTTGGAAGGATTCGGGTACCGATCCGGTGTCGTGCCGGTACGAACGGCGTCAGTCGTTTCGGCCGCACCACCGTCGGTCATGCTCGTCGGGGACTCAGTCATAGACGGCACGAGGCACGTCACGATGCGTGTGCGCTCCGAGATCGGCGCCGAGATGTTGGCTTTTCAGTTCAATGGCGGAACACGCGTGCACAGCATCAACGGCAAGCCACTGGATAACCCTGAGACCATCGTTGGAATGGATCACTGGGGTGAACCCGACGGCAGCGTCGCACTCGAGCTAACCCTGCCTCCGCTGGAGGCCATAGACGTCACGGTGATCGAGCACCTTCTCCGCCCGGAGGAATTACTGGGCGCGGAGCCATTCAAGCGACCAGACGGGCTGGCCCCGGACATCGTGTGGATGAGTGATCGAGCCATGTTTCGGTATTCCGTCGCAGCGTTTGTCGACCCCCGTCACGCCATCGTGCAGCCGGTGCAGATCGACTTGCCCGGGCCGGGCGATGGAGCTGCGGAACTCAAGGTGGACGAAGGCGACACGACCGACCGGGCTCGGAAAGGCTCCAGCTAA
- a CDS encoding (Fe-S)-binding protein — MSSTRVALFATCLADQFYAEACADTVRLLRQLGVIVDFPEGQTCCGQPSHNSGHRYDAISMVRHTIDVFKDAEYIVLPSGSCTGMIRRHYGQLAGDKGQQLSERTYELSQFLVEVLGVESLGSGLQGQTLAYHHGCHALRELGVENEPLNLLRGAGAEVVDWEADRECCGFGGLFSAKMPEVSAAMADHKLETLPDVDAVTSADGGCLMQMSGRAQHKRTGPPFVHLASLLWRGVQ; from the coding sequence ATGTCATCGACTCGTGTCGCTCTCTTCGCGACCTGTCTTGCCGACCAGTTCTACGCTGAGGCCTGTGCGGACACGGTGCGGCTGCTTCGACAGCTTGGAGTCATAGTCGACTTCCCTGAAGGCCAGACGTGTTGTGGTCAGCCTTCGCACAATTCAGGGCATCGCTACGATGCCATAAGCATGGTACGGCACACCATCGACGTGTTCAAGGATGCCGAATATATAGTACTTCCATCAGGAAGTTGCACTGGGATGATCCGTAGACACTATGGTCAACTGGCCGGAGACAAGGGCCAACAGCTGTCTGAACGGACGTACGAGCTCTCCCAGTTCCTGGTGGAAGTACTCGGAGTCGAGTCCCTCGGCTCAGGCCTGCAAGGCCAGACCCTGGCGTACCACCATGGCTGCCACGCACTCCGGGAACTCGGGGTCGAGAATGAGCCCTTGAACCTGCTTCGAGGGGCGGGGGCAGAGGTCGTGGATTGGGAGGCGGACCGCGAATGCTGTGGCTTCGGCGGTCTGTTCAGCGCCAAGATGCCAGAAGTCTCAGCGGCCATGGCGGACCACAAACTCGAGACGCTCCCGGACGTCGACGCAGTTACCTCAGCCGACGGCGGCTGTCTCATGCAGATGAGCGGGCGAGCACAACACAAGCGCACCGGGCCACCGTTCGTACATCTCGCTAGTCTTCTTTGGCGAGGTGTCCAGTGA
- a CDS encoding zinc-dependent metalloprotease, with protein MTRLSRIFVSVLIIAVPLQACSSPASATPPAPAMNAALQERPEGRGGPDGGGKDGPDGPGEYSEVITEDAVTQPGMFDVHHVDEDIFFEIPDSEFGNEMLLIQRPLESTLQQPGSFFGGGPRLIVQWERDGNYIILRQKEYDLIANESEAIWGQVAPFRKGPVLQRFDIEAFGSDSSAVVDVSDLFISNIPEFGPIEGLNAGRSWVEETWSFDDAVNVRVTQSGQARPPTGVSGGRGRGGPPRATSQTVRLLFSMARLPEEAMMPRWHDDRVGFNSSRSWDFSRPNNRLEQVRFIHRFNLEKQNPGTEVSDPVEPIVYWIDPATPEWMQPYIVKGVDAWQSAFEKAGFSNAIFGRMAPTAEEDPDFSIFDARNSAIYWWPSTVANATGGQIVDPRSGQILKGEVNMFHNIMDLQKYWYFIQVGPLDERTQELPLPDSLMGRLVEYVVTHEIGHSIGFPHNMKASSQYPADSIRSVSFLERMGGSHVATLMDYSRFNYVAQPEDNIPLEYLIPKVGPYDDFAVNWGYAEILGAQTPDDELATLDGWARQQDDFPWLRFSTPDAAGSDAGNLTEAVGDADAVKSTTYGMLNLGRVMDMMLDVTETPGQSYSELEAMYGQAVSQWGRYMNHVAAIIGSAETQEKYGTGARFEPTSKARQEEAMAYLASTAFEVPGMFLDAGILRRIEPSGVVARFRTQQSRVVNTLLSQARLERLIEFESLDGAAAYTVADLMGDLRQGAWGELDDSSVRVNTYRRNVQRAYLEAVDNRLNPTEDELGRANNPAPAPWSSDIRAVMRAELADLSEAAMDALSRAANDMTRIHLRDVIAETEKILGSD; from the coding sequence ATGACCCGACTGTCCCGTATTTTTGTCAGCGTGCTGATCATCGCCGTTCCGCTGCAAGCCTGCTCTTCACCCGCATCGGCGACGCCCCCAGCCCCAGCGATGAACGCAGCACTCCAGGAACGTCCAGAAGGAAGAGGCGGACCCGATGGCGGAGGCAAAGATGGCCCTGACGGCCCCGGAGAGTACTCCGAGGTCATCACCGAGGACGCGGTCACGCAGCCGGGCATGTTCGACGTCCACCACGTCGACGAAGACATCTTTTTCGAGATTCCAGACAGCGAATTCGGAAACGAGATGCTCCTCATACAACGGCCTCTCGAGTCGACGCTTCAGCAGCCCGGCTCGTTCTTCGGGGGCGGACCTCGGCTCATCGTGCAGTGGGAGCGGGATGGAAACTATATCATCCTGAGACAGAAAGAGTACGACCTGATTGCGAACGAGAGCGAGGCGATCTGGGGGCAGGTCGCACCGTTCCGAAAGGGTCCGGTCCTGCAGCGGTTCGACATCGAGGCCTTCGGCTCAGACAGCTCGGCCGTCGTCGACGTCTCCGACCTGTTCATCTCAAACATCCCCGAGTTCGGACCGATCGAGGGCCTCAACGCTGGCCGTAGCTGGGTCGAGGAGACCTGGTCGTTCGACGACGCGGTGAACGTTCGAGTTACTCAGAGTGGTCAGGCCCGGCCACCTACCGGTGTGAGCGGTGGGCGTGGGCGTGGGGGGCCTCCTCGCGCTACCTCTCAGACTGTTCGCCTTTTATTCAGCATGGCACGCCTCCCCGAGGAAGCCATGATGCCGCGATGGCACGATGACCGGGTGGGCTTCAACTCCAGTCGTTCCTGGGACTTTAGTCGACCCAACAACCGACTCGAGCAGGTGCGGTTCATTCACCGCTTCAACCTGGAGAAGCAGAACCCGGGCACCGAGGTATCGGACCCGGTCGAGCCAATCGTCTACTGGATTGATCCTGCGACGCCTGAGTGGATGCAGCCCTACATCGTGAAGGGCGTCGACGCCTGGCAGTCAGCCTTCGAAAAAGCGGGCTTCAGTAATGCGATCTTCGGCCGGATGGCACCCACCGCAGAAGAAGATCCCGATTTCTCAATCTTCGACGCACGCAATTCCGCCATCTATTGGTGGCCGTCGACCGTCGCAAACGCGACCGGTGGGCAGATCGTCGATCCCCGTTCTGGACAGATCCTGAAGGGTGAGGTCAACATGTTTCACAACATCATGGACCTTCAGAAGTACTGGTACTTCATCCAGGTCGGCCCACTTGATGAGCGCACACAGGAGTTGCCGCTACCGGACTCGCTGATGGGGCGTCTCGTTGAGTATGTAGTCACACATGAGATCGGCCACTCGATCGGGTTCCCTCACAACATGAAAGCCTCATCGCAGTATCCGGCAGACTCGATTCGTAGCGTGAGCTTCCTGGAGCGCATGGGAGGCAGCCACGTCGCGACCCTCATGGATTACTCGCGATTTAACTACGTAGCGCAGCCCGAAGACAACATCCCGCTCGAGTACCTGATTCCAAAGGTCGGCCCCTACGACGATTTCGCCGTGAACTGGGGCTACGCCGAGATCCTGGGGGCGCAAACACCCGATGATGAGCTCGCGACGCTCGACGGGTGGGCCCGTCAGCAGGACGACTTCCCCTGGCTTCGTTTCTCGACCCCGGACGCGGCCGGGAGTGACGCCGGAAACCTGACCGAGGCCGTCGGTGATGCCGACGCGGTGAAGTCCACCACGTATGGCATGCTCAACCTCGGGCGAGTCATGGACATGATGCTCGACGTGACAGAGACACCGGGACAAAGCTATTCAGAGCTCGAAGCGATGTACGGGCAGGCCGTTAGTCAGTGGGGACGATACATGAACCACGTGGCCGCCATCATCGGCAGTGCCGAGACGCAGGAGAAGTACGGCACCGGGGCACGCTTTGAACCGACGTCGAAGGCACGGCAGGAGGAGGCGATGGCCTACCTCGCGTCCACGGCTTTCGAGGTCCCAGGCATGTTTCTGGACGCGGGCATCCTCAGAAGGATTGAGCCATCCGGCGTTGTCGCCCGTTTCCGCACACAGCAAAGCCGCGTGGTGAATACCCTACTCAGTCAGGCACGTCTCGAACGTCTGATCGAGTTCGAGTCCCTGGATGGCGCCGCGGCCTACACCGTCGCCGACTTGATGGGCGACCTCCGACAAGGCGCATGGGGCGAACTGGATGACTCGTCGGTGCGGGTCAACACCTACCGCAGGAATGTGCAGCGCGCGTATCTCGAGGCGGTCGATAATCGCCTCAACCCGACTGAGGACGAACTGGGTCGAGCGAACAACCCGGCCCCCGCCCCGTGGTCTTCCGACATCCGGGCAGTGATGCGGGCCGAGCTGGCCGACCTCTCCGAAGCGGCAATGGACGCGCTGTCACGGGCGGCCAACGACATGACACGGATCCACCTGCGCGATGTGATCGCGGAGACCGAGAAGATTCTAGGCAGTGACTGA
- a CDS encoding penicillin acylase family protein: MRDLTHTTGGRGATARPLAIVALIVLAAAVGFGPVTPALGQTILVNTDKSDPTARPLSHPDSGTAIADRVEIARTDHGVPHIMADDLKSMGFAMAWVQSEDYGDQVAVGMVQRRGEYAWFVGPDAVSGDFTGRIIHARAEDTFSQLDSRAQAVYAGFAEGINHFVRLNPDQMPSWMVPNFTAVDAHAADVQTWSRADAAAFTRAELRRRSLIAREDDEPSAIELPTSWRKAEIDAAAGAAVEFEIEMDGSNAWALDGSRIESGHAVLVRNPHLSWDAGYYEAHVRVPGVIDFYGDFRIGGAFGIIGGFNEHLGWATTNNSPQYSQVYSLKKSATRPDYVLVDGREVPIESREVRVAYRNEDRTEGSASESIRWTPWGPIVLEFDDEVFVLKDPRDGEFRRGEQFMRMMLTESLDEWLNVMTTRAHPSSNFTYADAAGNIALYYNARIPALPHESTGDTAAVVTSEADMWSELAPWESLPLYVNPPGGYVQQANDTPDYINLNVPLDRDTVAPNLPEPRLRLRSQLSLDLIHNDRVMTLEEVVELKHSPRMLAAERMLDDLLDALSATEPDPDLTEARRVLSAWDRTAAVDSRGGVLFKRWMTHYLEVTDTLVYREAWSPEAPASTPSGVGSPGRAVAALKMSTEELRSENIPLDVPWGQLHRVVRGTVDEPVSGCEGGLGCFRTLSFAPTGDGRLAANRGDGWVFAVEFGEVPRGYSVLAYGQSRLENSPYFDDQAAMFARSEMKPIRWTDADIRTATIRRYRPGQERTEGTTGGNHE; encoded by the coding sequence ATGCGTGATTTGACCCACACGACAGGAGGGCGAGGGGCCACAGCACGACCCCTCGCCATCGTGGCGCTCATAGTCCTCGCCGCGGCGGTCGGATTCGGGCCGGTCACTCCGGCCTTGGGGCAAACAATCCTCGTGAATACGGACAAGAGCGACCCCACGGCGAGACCTCTTAGTCACCCGGACTCAGGGACCGCGATCGCGGATCGTGTCGAGATCGCACGCACGGATCACGGCGTCCCGCATATCATGGCGGACGACCTGAAGTCGATGGGCTTCGCGATGGCCTGGGTGCAATCCGAGGACTACGGCGATCAAGTCGCAGTCGGAATGGTCCAGCGTCGTGGAGAGTATGCGTGGTTCGTCGGCCCCGACGCCGTGAGCGGAGACTTCACGGGCCGCATCATACATGCACGAGCCGAGGATACGTTCTCTCAACTCGACTCACGAGCGCAGGCAGTCTACGCGGGATTCGCGGAGGGGATCAACCACTTCGTCCGGCTGAACCCCGACCAGATGCCTTCATGGATGGTACCGAACTTCACCGCGGTCGATGCCCACGCGGCCGACGTACAGACGTGGAGCCGCGCAGACGCGGCGGCATTCACTCGTGCCGAGCTGCGGAGAAGAAGCCTCATCGCTCGCGAGGATGACGAGCCATCAGCCATTGAACTGCCGACCTCGTGGCGAAAGGCAGAGATCGACGCTGCAGCGGGCGCGGCAGTGGAATTCGAAATTGAAATGGATGGTTCGAATGCATGGGCACTCGATGGGAGTAGGATCGAATCGGGTCACGCGGTTCTTGTACGCAATCCGCACCTGTCCTGGGACGCCGGGTATTACGAAGCGCACGTTCGCGTGCCGGGGGTCATCGACTTCTACGGCGACTTCCGGATTGGAGGCGCCTTCGGAATCATCGGGGGCTTCAATGAGCACTTGGGGTGGGCGACGACGAACAACTCGCCACAGTACTCGCAAGTCTACTCGCTCAAGAAGAGCGCAACCCGACCGGACTATGTTCTGGTCGACGGACGAGAGGTTCCGATCGAATCGCGCGAGGTCCGTGTGGCCTACCGAAACGAGGACAGGACGGAAGGCTCGGCGTCAGAGTCGATCCGCTGGACACCCTGGGGTCCGATCGTCCTCGAGTTTGATGATGAAGTCTTCGTGTTAAAAGACCCGAGGGATGGGGAATTTCGAAGGGGCGAACAGTTCATGCGAATGATGCTCACGGAGAGCCTAGACGAGTGGCTGAACGTCATGACGACGCGCGCCCACCCGAGCTCGAACTTCACGTACGCAGACGCCGCCGGAAACATCGCGCTCTACTACAATGCCCGGATCCCCGCCCTGCCGCACGAGTCGACAGGCGACACCGCAGCAGTAGTCACATCAGAGGCAGACATGTGGAGTGAGCTGGCCCCGTGGGAGAGCCTTCCGCTCTACGTGAACCCGCCGGGCGGATACGTGCAGCAGGCCAATGACACGCCGGACTACATCAACCTGAACGTGCCGCTCGATCGAGATACCGTGGCTCCGAATTTGCCCGAGCCCCGATTGCGCCTTCGCAGTCAGCTGTCCTTGGACCTGATTCACAACGATCGGGTCATGACGCTGGAGGAAGTTGTCGAGCTGAAGCACTCTCCGCGGATGCTCGCCGCCGAGCGGATGCTCGACGATCTGCTCGACGCTCTCTCGGCTACTGAGCCCGACCCAGATCTGACAGAGGCCCGCCGTGTCCTCAGCGCATGGGACCGGACGGCTGCTGTGGACAGTCGAGGAGGGGTGCTCTTCAAACGCTGGATGACACACTACCTCGAAGTCACCGACACCCTGGTCTACCGGGAAGCGTGGAGCCCGGAGGCCCCAGCCAGTACACCGAGCGGTGTCGGTTCTCCGGGCCGCGCCGTAGCGGCGCTCAAAATGTCGACCGAAGAGCTACGTTCTGAGAACATTCCGCTCGACGTGCCCTGGGGACAGCTGCACCGTGTTGTGAGAGGGACCGTCGATGAGCCGGTGTCGGGATGTGAGGGCGGGTTAGGGTGCTTCCGCACCCTGTCCTTCGCGCCCACAGGAGATGGGCGCCTGGCGGCGAACCGCGGAGACGGATGGGTCTTTGCCGTCGAGTTCGGTGAGGTCCCTCGCGGGTACTCGGTGCTCGCCTACGGGCAGAGTCGCCTGGAGAACTCCCCGTACTTCGACGATCAGGCAGCCATGTTCGCACGAAGCGAAATGAAGCCGATACGCTGGACGGACGCGGACATCCGCACAGCTACGATTCGGCGTTATCGCCCTGGGCAGGAACGCACCGAGGGGACCACCGGAGGGAACCATGAGTGA
- a CDS encoding LUD domain-containing protein, which yields MSTKRDAILARIRDANSGRTPTDHPGDFGGWRGDAGPATPLQAFVSGFEGVGGEVVFVDSEVKASQWLADFAKPFTSVTIGEGVSSALRPDLPIALPRNAPLAISQARGAIAETGSLVMDARDGRRTQLLTPTHVVVLSPENIWETVRGALLTLADDLPAAIGLHSGPSKSADIGQVMVKGVHGPGRILALIIGCAPEKP from the coding sequence GTGAGCACCAAAAGAGATGCGATTCTCGCCCGGATCCGCGACGCAAACTCCGGACGTACGCCAACAGATCACCCTGGTGACTTTGGCGGCTGGCGCGGCGACGCCGGTCCGGCCACCCCGCTCCAGGCCTTCGTCTCTGGTTTTGAGGGCGTCGGGGGCGAAGTCGTTTTCGTCGACAGCGAAGTGAAGGCCTCGCAGTGGTTGGCGGACTTCGCCAAGCCGTTCACATCCGTGACCATCGGTGAGGGCGTTTCCAGCGCACTTCGTCCGGATCTCCCGATCGCGCTTCCCCGTAACGCACCTCTTGCGATTTCACAGGCCCGAGGTGCGATCGCTGAAACTGGCTCCCTTGTCATGGACGCGCGTGACGGCCGACGCACTCAGCTTCTCACCCCCACGCACGTCGTAGTGCTGTCGCCAGAGAATATCTGGGAGACTGTGAGAGGAGCCCTCCTCACGCTCGCCGACGATCTGCCCGCGGCGATCGGACTCCACTCCGGACCCTCGAAGTCAGCAGACATCGGTCAGGTAATGGTCAAGGGGGTCCACGGACCGGGGCGCATCTTGGCACTCATTATCGGATGCGCGCCGGAGAAACCATGA